From Phenylobacterium montanum, the proteins below share one genomic window:
- a CDS encoding SDR family NAD(P)-dependent oxidoreductase translates to MRELEGRVAIVAGAADGPRQAIAMRFAEAGARVLVTAADVAVADGAAQAVRARGGTAAALAVDPARDEDWARAVEKAEAEFAGLDILVVASSTAAPTPTQALRLQDFRGHVSGDLRGPFLALRQAAAAMRRRGRGGSIALLGSVAAKTGVRDRLHDAAAQGGLRMLAKATALELGPDRIRVNSIHAGLGPDSPLGQGPSLADLAEAALFLASDRSVFMTGAELLVDGGWSAQ, encoded by the coding sequence GTGCGTGAACTCGAAGGGCGGGTCGCCATCGTCGCTGGCGCGGCCGATGGGCCGCGGCAGGCGATCGCCATGCGCTTCGCCGAGGCTGGCGCCAGGGTTCTGGTCACGGCTGCGGACGTCGCGGTCGCGGATGGGGCCGCTCAAGCGGTGCGCGCCCGGGGCGGAACGGCCGCGGCCCTCGCGGTCGATCCCGCCCGCGACGAGGACTGGGCGCGGGCGGTCGAAAAGGCCGAGGCCGAGTTCGCCGGCCTGGACATCCTGGTCGTGGCCTCCAGCACAGCGGCGCCGACGCCCACCCAGGCCCTCCGCCTGCAGGATTTCCGCGGCCACGTGAGTGGCGATCTCAGAGGTCCATTTCTCGCCCTGCGCCAGGCAGCCGCGGCCATGCGCCGTCGGGGGCGTGGGGGCAGCATCGCCTTGCTGGGCTCTGTGGCCGCCAAAACAGGGGTTCGAGACCGCCTGCATGACGCCGCCGCTCAGGGTGGGCTGCGCATGCTGGCCAAGGCGACTGCGCTGGAGCTCGGTCCCGACCGGATCAGGGTCAACAGCATTCATGCGGGCCTGGGTCCGGACTCCCCGCTCGGACAGGGACCTTCCCTCGCCGACCTCGCGGAGGCGGCCCTGTTCCTCGCCTCCGACCGGTCGGTGTTCATGACCGGCGCCGAACTGCTGGTCGATGGCGGCTGGAGCGCGCAATGA
- a CDS encoding TonB-dependent receptor translates to MGSFKRGSAQRSVLASLGVFGMAALFGAPAQAQTASPATAAPAADAVAQVETVIVTARRRSESVETTPVAVTAIAPSVLKNAAAPDVRDLAGHAPGLVIDQVNAGPSAAAISIRGISFEDIEKSFDPAVGVLIDDVYIGTNTGQLTDAFDLQAVEVLRGPQGSLFGRNTIGGVVKVERTRPTGVFGGSIDTIQGDYGRQEYHAVLNLPQIGDQLSTKLFFSSRQSDGYERNVTLNQRTPASDIKRYGVDFLWKPTQNFDINLTLEHERERSKVDQASLSTSSDLICASLPLGPEGSLIYLGPPFQPPQSECNRNNKNDLYTTFSNKVGEVNNDEDDVTVQANWHIGRATLTSVTGYRTNKEHVAQDFDATSVNFFDTVRDQKYHQFSEELRLSGDFGKRLTYVGGLYYFDSHYDLNQLTNYGLLLQTAAGLPAQGQQLVGHDSKSYAAFGDVNWEFLPKWRLDVGGRYTRDDKNLHNDFVGAFNVDAGKSWGEFTPKASIDYRPTDDIMAYFSYSRGYRSGGFNGRASTIYSSTTPYNPETVDAFELGAKTQWFDRRLVANIALFDTEYHNKQEEVVVKTPPGSPDPQETLVANAASAKIRGVEIEVQATPVRHLEIHGGLGLLDGKYSNFYQADATYTTLRDDLSNLTLRRAPKTTANLGFSYKIPSAVGDWTVAADYHYIAKHQTAIVAAPGTGVWSGAGCATGTQPCTFTPALSDPRSLAQASNIIDASLNWDHPLAAGTVRVSVFGRNLLDDRGLAGALPVAGLFTFGTPRPPLTWGVQLGYRF, encoded by the coding sequence ATGGGTAGCTTCAAGAGGGGGAGCGCTCAGCGCTCGGTGCTGGCGTCGCTCGGCGTCTTCGGAATGGCGGCATTGTTCGGCGCGCCTGCGCAGGCGCAGACTGCGTCGCCCGCGACCGCCGCGCCGGCGGCCGACGCCGTCGCGCAGGTCGAGACGGTGATCGTGACCGCCCGGCGGCGCAGCGAATCGGTCGAGACCACGCCGGTGGCGGTCACGGCGATTGCGCCGAGCGTACTGAAGAACGCCGCGGCGCCGGACGTGCGCGACCTGGCCGGCCACGCGCCGGGCCTCGTCATCGACCAGGTGAACGCCGGGCCTTCGGCGGCGGCCATCTCGATCCGGGGGATCAGTTTTGAGGACATCGAGAAATCCTTCGATCCCGCAGTCGGCGTGCTGATCGACGACGTCTATATCGGCACCAATACCGGCCAGCTGACCGACGCCTTCGACCTGCAAGCGGTCGAGGTGCTGCGCGGTCCGCAAGGCTCGCTGTTCGGGCGCAACACCATCGGCGGCGTGGTCAAGGTCGAGCGCACGCGGCCGACCGGCGTCTTTGGCGGCAGCATCGACACGATCCAGGGCGACTATGGCCGCCAGGAATACCATGCGGTCCTGAACCTGCCGCAGATCGGCGACCAGCTCTCGACCAAGCTGTTCTTCTCGTCGCGCCAGAGCGACGGATATGAGCGCAACGTCACCCTGAACCAGCGCACCCCGGCCTCGGACATCAAGCGCTACGGCGTCGACTTCCTTTGGAAGCCGACCCAGAATTTCGACATCAACCTGACGCTGGAGCATGAGCGCGAGCGCAGCAAGGTTGACCAGGCCAGCCTGTCGACCAGCAGCGATCTGATCTGCGCGTCCCTGCCCCTCGGCCCCGAAGGCAGCCTGATCTATCTGGGCCCGCCCTTCCAGCCGCCGCAGAGCGAGTGCAACCGCAACAACAAGAACGACCTCTACACGACCTTCTCCAACAAGGTCGGCGAAGTGAACAATGACGAGGACGACGTCACCGTCCAGGCCAATTGGCATATCGGGCGCGCGACCCTGACCTCGGTCACCGGCTATCGCACCAACAAGGAGCACGTGGCCCAGGACTTCGACGCCACCTCGGTCAACTTCTTCGATACGGTTCGCGACCAGAAGTACCACCAGTTCAGCGAGGAGCTGCGGCTCAGCGGCGACTTCGGCAAGCGTCTGACCTATGTCGGCGGCCTCTACTATTTCGACAGCCACTACGACCTCAACCAGCTGACCAACTACGGCCTGCTGCTACAGACCGCGGCCGGCCTGCCGGCCCAGGGGCAGCAGCTGGTCGGCCACGACTCCAAGTCCTACGCCGCCTTCGGCGACGTGAACTGGGAGTTCCTGCCCAAGTGGCGGCTCGACGTCGGCGGCCGCTATACGCGGGACGACAAGAACCTGCACAACGACTTCGTCGGCGCCTTCAACGTCGATGCGGGCAAGTCCTGGGGCGAATTCACGCCCAAGGCGTCGATCGACTATCGGCCGACCGACGACATCATGGCCTACTTCTCCTACTCGCGCGGCTATCGATCGGGCGGTTTCAACGGCCGGGCCTCGACGATCTATTCGAGCACCACGCCCTATAATCCGGAGACCGTCGACGCCTTCGAACTGGGCGCAAAGACCCAGTGGTTCGACCGGCGGCTGGTGGCGAACATCGCCCTGTTCGACACCGAATACCACAACAAGCAGGAAGAGGTGGTGGTCAAGACGCCGCCAGGGTCGCCCGACCCACAGGAGACGCTGGTGGCCAACGCAGCCTCGGCCAAGATCCGCGGGGTCGAGATCGAAGTACAGGCCACGCCGGTTCGCCACCTGGAAATCCACGGCGGCCTTGGCCTGCTGGACGGAAAGTACAGCAACTTCTACCAGGCCGATGCGACCTACACGACGCTGCGCGACGACCTTTCGAACCTGACCCTGCGGCGGGCGCCCAAGACCACGGCCAATCTGGGCTTCAGCTACAAGATCCCGAGCGCGGTCGGCGACTGGACTGTGGCGGCGGACTACCACTACATCGCCAAGCACCAGACCGCGATCGTGGCGGCGCCGGGCACGGGCGTCTGGAGCGGCGCGGGCTGCGCCACCGGGACCCAGCCCTGCACCTTCACTCCGGCGCTGAGCGATCCGCGGTCCCTGGCCCAGGCCTCCAACATCATCGACGCCAGCCTCAACTGGGATCACCCGCTGGCCGCGGGAACGGTGCGGGTGTCGGTGTTCGGGCGCAACCTCCTGGATGATCGGGGACTTGCCGGCGCCCTGCCGGTGGCCGGCCTCTTCACCTTCGGCACGCCGCGCCCGCCGCTCACTTGGGGCGTCCAGCTCGGCTACCGCTTCTAG
- a CDS encoding SDR family oxidoreductase, with translation MRLMGKVALITGGASGIGAATARRFVELGARVILADTNIDKAESLARSLGEGAAACRLDVADEQSWAEAMAAAERPFGPLTTLVNSAGISIPANVEDETLEGFQRTLAVNLEGAFLGCKYGVEALKGGVGGAIVNVASTLGVRGGSIFPAYGASKGGLRTLTRSVALHCAEQGYDIRVNAVLPGAIHTEMVDGYIAAGIAAGSTREAVIEGFASVHPMKRLGRPEEPANAIVFLASDESSFTTGAEIPVDGGYLA, from the coding sequence ATGCGTCTTATGGGCAAGGTCGCCCTGATCACGGGCGGCGCCAGCGGCATCGGCGCCGCCACGGCGCGCCGCTTCGTGGAGCTCGGCGCCAGGGTGATCCTGGCGGACACCAACATCGACAAGGCCGAGTCTCTCGCTCGCAGCCTCGGCGAGGGCGCCGCGGCCTGCCGTCTGGACGTCGCCGATGAGCAGAGCTGGGCGGAAGCCATGGCGGCGGCTGAGCGGCCGTTCGGCCCCCTGACCACCCTGGTCAATTCCGCCGGAATCTCGATCCCCGCCAATGTCGAGGACGAGACCCTCGAAGGCTTCCAGCGCACCCTGGCCGTCAATCTGGAAGGCGCCTTCCTGGGCTGCAAGTACGGCGTAGAGGCACTGAAAGGCGGCGTCGGCGGCGCCATCGTCAACGTGGCCTCGACGCTTGGCGTGCGAGGCGGATCGATATTCCCGGCCTATGGCGCCTCCAAGGGCGGCCTGCGCACGCTCACCCGGTCCGTGGCCCTGCACTGCGCGGAACAGGGCTACGACATCCGCGTCAACGCGGTCCTGCCGGGCGCGATCCATACCGAGATGGTCGACGGCTACATCGCTGCGGGGATCGCCGCCGGTTCGACCCGCGAGGCGGTGATCGAAGGGTTCGCCTCGGTGCATCCGATGAAGCGCCTCGGGCGACCCGAGGAACCGGCCAACGCCATCGTCTTCCTGGCCTCCGACGAATCCAGCTTCACGACCGGGGCCGAGATTCCGGTCGATGGCGGCTATCTGGCTTGA
- a CDS encoding cytochrome P450, whose amino-acid sequence MPHDDASPRPDIATCPLTQINAFDPEILQDPYPYFARLRAEAPVFRDPMTGIVSVSTYALIMEVNRQPQVFSNDFSAQLRSGSTSEIDADELAILSQGWPVSNTMLTADPPAHTRYRKLAMKAFTYKRVEGMGEYVAQVTNDLIDQFAADGQCEFKSAFANHLPMTVIADALGAPRSDMDLFHRWSDAFVVQLGGISEKPARLEAARRIVEFQRYFVDKIEEKRARPTDDVISDLVHADLSEEGDARKMDYSELLSILQQLLVAGNETTAHSLTAGLYYLISNPDQMARLKADPSLYPGLVEETLRYLTPTNNMWRVATRDAEIGGFPVKAGEMVLVRYGSGNRDAAHFSDADRFDIGREDAKSHLAFGAGIHTCIGAQLARKEMTTAFPILLDRLRNIRFQEGRNSFRYSPNILLRGVLELHIAFDPA is encoded by the coding sequence ATGCCCCATGATGACGCCAGCCCGCGGCCCGACATCGCCACCTGTCCGCTCACCCAGATCAACGCCTTCGATCCGGAGATTCTCCAGGACCCCTATCCCTACTTCGCGCGTCTGCGGGCCGAGGCGCCTGTGTTCCGCGACCCCATGACAGGGATCGTCTCGGTCTCGACCTACGCCTTGATCATGGAGGTCAACCGCCAGCCGCAGGTGTTCTCCAACGACTTCTCGGCGCAGCTGCGATCTGGATCAACGAGCGAGATCGACGCCGACGAACTGGCGATCCTGTCCCAGGGCTGGCCGGTGTCCAACACCATGCTGACCGCAGATCCGCCCGCCCATACCCGCTATCGCAAGCTGGCCATGAAGGCCTTCACCTACAAGCGGGTCGAGGGCATGGGCGAGTATGTCGCCCAGGTGACCAACGACCTGATCGACCAGTTCGCCGCCGATGGCCAATGCGAGTTCAAGTCCGCCTTCGCCAATCATCTGCCGATGACCGTGATCGCCGACGCGCTCGGCGCGCCGCGCTCGGACATGGATCTGTTCCACCGCTGGTCCGACGCTTTCGTCGTCCAGCTCGGTGGGATTTCGGAAAAGCCGGCCAGGCTGGAAGCGGCGCGGCGTATCGTCGAGTTCCAGCGCTATTTTGTGGACAAGATCGAGGAGAAGCGCGCCCGGCCGACTGATGACGTGATCTCCGACCTGGTCCATGCCGACCTTTCCGAGGAAGGCGACGCCCGCAAGATGGACTATTCCGAGCTGCTCTCGATCCTCCAGCAGCTGCTGGTGGCCGGCAACGAGACCACCGCCCATTCCCTGACCGCGGGCCTTTACTACCTGATCTCCAACCCGGACCAGATGGCGCGCCTGAAGGCCGATCCGTCCCTCTACCCGGGCCTGGTCGAAGAGACGCTGCGATACCTCACCCCGACCAACAATATGTGGCGCGTGGCCACTCGGGACGCTGAGATCGGTGGGTTTCCGGTCAAGGCGGGAGAGATGGTCCTGGTGCGCTACGGCTCGGGCAATCGCGACGCCGCCCATTTCTCTGACGCGGACCGCTTCGACATCGGCCGCGAGGACGCGAAGAGCCACCTCGCCTTCGGCGCCGGCATCCACACCTGCATCGGCGCCCAGCTGGCCAGAAAGGAGATGACGACGGCCTTCCCCATCCTGCTTGACCGGCTGCGCAACATCCGCTTCCAGGAAGGCCGGAACAGCTTCCGCTACAGCCCCAACATCCTGCTGCGCGGCGTGCTGGAGCTGCACATAGCTTTCGACCCGG